A region of the Peredibacter starrii genome:
ATTCAAATAGGATTTATTTTAGCTATTCGTCTGGCCAATAATGGCCAAATGCGGTTTAATTAACCAATTAAAACAGTTTCATTAGGGCATCTCTCATGAAGTATGGTTTATTTTGCGTTCTGACGCTCTGTTTAATCTTCGGCGCGTATCAAGCAGCACAAAACAAAATCGAAAGTCCATTAGCGATCTCATCTCTTAAACTAGGGATGGATCTTGAACAACTTGAAGAGGCCTTCGGTACTCCTTCTGCCCAATCACGTAATCAACTTACTTACATTTTGAATGATGGTTCTGAACTTTTCATCACTCTTCGTGATGATGTGGTTTCAAGTGCAAAGGTGAAATTTCACCGTACGATTAAAATCCAAGATCCAGAAATGAAAAAACTTACTCTGGTTCAAATGGATTCTCACAATCTCGATAACAACCCTAGTTGGTTTTTTGCTGGTAACCCTGCTGAAGGTCTTATCTACAAAATTACGAATGAGGGAACCATCGAAAGCCTTACTTGGGTTCCGCCTTTCACATATGGCACAAACCGACCAAAACAAGTACAAGCTCTTCTTCGCGATTTTCAGACTCAGAAATTAAGCAATCTGTGATATAATCCCCGCATGATTACACAAATTGAAAAACTCTTCGATCAGCAGATTCGTCCGGCACTCGCTCAACACGGCGGTAACGTTGAAGTTGTTGATGTCGATAACAATATCCTATTCGTTAAGTTCTACGGCGGTTGCCAGGGTTGCTCAAGTTCAAAGGCCACATTGAAAGGCGGGATTGAGACTTTGATTAAGCAGAACTTTCCCGAAATTTCGGAAGTTGTAGATGTGACGGATCACCAGGAAGGAACTAACCCTTACATGTAGGGATTAGGCCTTCGGATTACGTAATACGTTCATTCTCGCTCTTACAGCTTCAATCTTTTCGAGGCTAATTTCAGCGAAGATAATCTTCTCGCCTTCTCCGGCGTCCGCAAGAATTTCTCCCCATGGATCAATGATTAACGAGTGACCAAAAGTACTCATCTTCTCATTGTGCTGACCCCATTGCGCAGAAGCAATCACATATGATTGGTTCTCAATCGCGCGAGCACGTACCAGCGTGTGCCAGTGTGCTTTACCTGTTGGAACAGTGAAGGCCGATGAAATTGAAAGAACGTTCGCCCCTTGTGCAGAATAAGAGCGGAAAAGTTCCGGGAAACGAAGATCAAAACAAATCGATAGACCGATTTTGAATTCTTTAAATGGAAGAAGCTTAGGTGTATTTCCGTTGGTGTAAACTTTTGATTCATTCACAACGGTGTTACTTGGATGCTTTGATAGATCAACCGCAAAAAGGTTCATCTTATCGTAGATCATGAGCTCAGTGCCATCAGGCGAGAAGTTATAAGACCGATTCATGATCTTGCCATCAACATTTGTTGCGGCCGATCCGCCAAGGATATAAAGACCTGAATCAGTGGCAAGTTTACGAATGGCCTCATAGTGCTCATTCTTACCTTCTACAAGGTATGGAGTTGGCCTTGTACCATCTGACATGGAGTAGAAAACTTCCGGCAAAAATACTGCTTCTGCTCCATTAGCACGTGCCTCATCTAAAAACTTACGAATAGTTTTAAGATTCTGGGCCGGATCAAGGACAGATTGAAGCTGAATAACACCGATCTTCATAGGGAAACTCCATTAAACTTTTGCCACGGTTATAAGAGAGTTATAAGATCATCGGGCCATGCTGAAAACACTTTTTATAAACGCACTTAAAATCCTCGTTGCGGCCGCTCTGATTTACTGGCTTATCAATTCCGGTAAATTAGATTTTAAGCTGTTAGCTCAACTGGTGAATTATCCTTTGGCGATTGTAGCTGCCGTGGTTTTATCACTGCTTAACTTCCTGCTAGTTTCATACCGCTGGGAAACTATTTTACGCGCACGTAGTTCAGTTAAAATTCCTCTTCTTGGTATTCTGCAAATCACCTGGATCGGACAATTTTTCAGTTCAGTTCTTCCAGGAAGCGTCAGTGGCGATTTAGTAAAAATTCTTTACGTACAAAAGTTTGACGAAAATTTTTCTAAGAAGTTTGTCTTCGCTTCAATCTTGATTGACCGAGTAATGGGTCTTTCTGGACTTATTCTACTGGTGGGTGTGAGCTCCCTATTGTTTGGACGTCACATTCTAGAAACAGCTCCGGCCATGGGTCCACTTCTGAGCATCAACTATCTCTTGGTGATGTTAGTGGTGCTCTCTCTTGGCACATTCTTCTACTTTCATAACGTCGTAAGACTTCTTCTGGTTAAATGCCAAAGCATTGCCTTAAAAGGCATTTTCGAAAAGCTTACTGCTCTCTGGGACGATCTCGTGATGATTAAAGGCCACATGCTTAAGGCAGTTGCCCTTTCAGTTGTCGTGCAATTTATTGCGGTTCTGATCTTCTGGTCTTTGATTCACCCGTTCGTGGGTGGACATATGGATTTCGTTCAGGCCCTGGCATTCATTCCGATTGGTCTGATGACTCTCGCCCTTCCAGTTGCCCCATCGGGCCTGGGTGTTGGTCACGCTATTTTCCAAAAACTCTTCGAGTTCTCAGGCATTCAAAACGGTGCTTCGCTTTTTAATTTATACTTTGTAGTGACGTTGGTCGTGAACGTGCTCGGAGTGATTCCTTACATACTCACAAAAACTAAGAAATAAAAAAGGCCCGGTGAACGGGCCTTATTTTTAGTTAAAAATGAAAATCTTCGTCGGATCAATGTGTGAGTAGTGCATCGCTTTTGTTTTAAGCTGCTCAAGCTGAAGAAGATAGTTTAGTTCATCCTCAAAGCTGTTCTGCTTACGCACTTTCTTAGACTGTTTTTTTAGAATTGATTTCACACCTTGAGGAAGCATACACACGCCTCTTAGAAGGTAGTGTTCGCCTTTATACTTAATCACGCGACCAGTGAACACATCACCTTCAATCAAGCTGATTGTCGGGTGGTTTTTCACCAGGGTAATTTTCTCATCGTGAAGAATATCTTTCAGAACGATTTGTTTTCTGAAGCTTGTCTTGGTGAACTCAAATAGTGAGTGATTCACATTAAGTAGTGCTTGAGAAAGATCTTCTTCAAGTTGATTGTTACGGATGTAGTCCTCAATAACTTTTGAACCATCTTTCTGACGATACTGGAAAATATACCAGTCGTTGAAAGAGTTCATTCGTGATTCGAATTCATCTTTATCTTCATCCAACTTTCCAGTGAGAGAAAAATATTTTTCTTTCGCCTCTTTCAAGTCGTTGAAAAAATCACCTTGCGTGTAAAGGCCTAAAACTTTGTCTAAATGGTTATGAACGGTGTCGAGCATAAGAGATATTCTACTCTTCTGTCTTCAGAACTGCCAAGAAGGCTTCTTGAGGAATTTCGACATTCCCGACCATTTTCATACGCTTCTTACCTTCTTTCTGTTTCTCTAGAAGCTTACGCTTACGAGAAACGTCACCACCGTAACATTTAGCAAGTACGTTTTTACGAAGGGCCTTCACCGTTTCACGAGCAACAACTTTTGCCCCGATGGCCGCCTGAATTGCAATATCAAATTGCTGACGATCAATAACTTTCAGAAGTCGATGAGTCAGGTCTTTACCTTTCTGTTGTGAAGTACTTCGGTGAGTGATCACTGAAAGTGCATCAACTTTGTCACCATTAAGAAGTACATCCAACTTCACCATGTCTGATTCTTGGTACTCATGAAGTTCGTAGTCCATTGAAGCGTAGCCTTTTGATAAAGACTTAAGCTGATCATAGAAATCGAACATCATTTCTGAAAGTGGAAGAATATAAATCAACTGTACGCGATCTTCAGTGATGTAGTTAATCGCCTGCTGACGACCACGACGGTCTTCACAAAGCTTAATGATCTTACCTACGAACTCGTTCGGAAGGTGAATCGAAAGCTTCACTGTAGGCTCAAGGATTGTATCAATGATACTCGGATCAGGAAGTTTGGCCGGGTTATCAACGATGACCTTATCACCATTCTGAGTTACCACTTCATACGAACATGAAGGAGCAGTAGAAATCAGAGCAAGATTGAACTCACGCTCAAGTCGAGTCTGAATGATATCCATGTGAAGAAGTCCCAGGAATCCGCAACGGAAACCGAAACCAAGAGCTTGAGAAACCTCTGGCTCATAAGTAAAGGATGCATCGTTCAGAGCAAGCTTTTCTAGCGCCTCTTTCAAGACTTCATACTCTTCAGAGTCTACCGGGAAGATCCCGCAGAACACCATCGGCTTAACATCTTTGTAACCAGCAAGTGATGGAGTTACATCTTTCTTATCCGTGTGAACAATTGTGTCCCCGACTTTTACGTCACGAACTGTTTTGATACCACAGATAATCATCCCTACTTCACCCGCACCTAGTTCATTCACTTCTTGATAGAATGGAGTGTGAACCGCGAGCTTAATAACTTCATAGTCCTGCTTAGAGAACTTGAAGTGGATCTTATCTTTAACTTTAAGATTTCCTTCCATGATACGGGCAAGCACCACCACACCTCTGTATGGGTCAAACCATGAATCGAAAATCAGGGCCTGTAGTGGATTTGCCACCTGCCCTTTCGGAGGTGGAATAATTTTTACGATTTCTTCCAGAAGTCCATCAACACCAAGACCAGATTTACCTGATACTAGTGGAGCGTTCGAAGCATCGAGACCAATAACATCTTCAACTTCTTTTTTTACTTTATCCGGATCAGCGTGAGGAAGATCGATCTTGTTAATCACAGGAAGGATTTCAAGATTATTCTCAAGCGCCATGTATACGTTAGCAAGTGTTTGAGCTTCAATACCTTGAGAGGCATCAACGATCAGAAGTGCGCCTTCACAAGAAGCAAGTGAACGAGATACTTCGTACGTGAAGTCCACGTGGCCCGGAGTATCGATCAAGTTGAAGAAATACGTTTTCCCATCTTGAGCTTTATATTGAAGACGAACTGTTTGCGCTTTGATGGTAATCCCACGTTCTTTTTCAAGATCCATGTTATCCAGAAGGCGATCAGTCTTCTCACGATCAGTAATCGATTTAGTCATCTCAATGATTCGGTCAGCGAGAGTAGATTTCCCGTGATCGATGTGAGCAATAATAGAAAAATTTCGAATCAGACTGGTGTCCATAAATGCTTGTAAACCTTCGTTTTTGTAAGGCTCAACTATAGCTTATTTTATACGAAGCTACACTCAAGATTTTGAGGGGTTTAGAGGAAAACAACTCCTCGCAGCAAAGCAACTGAAATGATTTTCTCGGTATTTAGCCGCTTCGAACCGACTAGTTCGATTCTGGAAAGATAACGTCAGGCGAACCCAACTTCTTTCTTATCAACAAAATGTGCCCATCAGAATTAGATTCATTTTTCAAAAAGTGGTGCTTTCCTGACTGGCGCTCGAACATGACTGAATCACCTTCTTCGACCACGATTTCTGAATCACCCTCAACTGCCACCAATTTTCCACTTAAAACATAAATAAGTTCATCAGTATGAGTATGAAAATGCGGTGAAGATGATCTTGAATTTGGACTGATAATTTCATGAGATAGAAAAATATCAGTTGAAAACAATGCTTCAGAGATCACATTAGACCGAGAATATTCTTCACCGGTCTTTGTAGACTTGAGCTGGCGATAGTGACGGTCTGATTTTTTCTGGATTTTCATGTTTACGACCTAACGTAAGTGCAAACCTTCTCAAGACACTTCACCTGCCCATTACACAAGACTTTGCAATAAGGTCCTTGATAGTTTTGACAGCTTGTCTCTACCAGATTGAGATATTTTTGGAGTTTATTTTTAGAAACGCCTTCACCGCAGCTGCATGAACATTTAGTTGAGACTGTCGTGCAATCAGAGTCAGAAACACAACTTCGGTCAATCATTTCGATGCTGACAACATCTGGTTGCTTGAAATTTACTTCAGCTTGCTGAACTGAAGCATCTGTCTTTTTTGGGGCCTCGGCCGGGGTACAGGCAATAGAAATTGAAAACACCAACAACAGAAAAATGTTTTTCATCATTCGTCTCTCTAAAAAAAAGAAAAGGCCCGGAATCCGGGCCTTCAGTATTAAACGAAAACTTCTTTTGAAATAATCATCATGTAGTAATCCAGATTCGATTCTTTTGCACGAATAGGAATTACGTTAGCGTAACCCTGGTAGGCCTCTTCTGTGTCTTCAAACACATATTCGCCGGTCGCTGGATCAATGACCTTTTTACGTTTTGGAATTGTAATTTCAGCGTTTTCAATTTTCGAACGACGTTTAATCGCAAGTTCAAAAGTCTCAACAATTGAATCTGGAATCAGAGTATCGGTAATGTTTTTATTGATAACGTCATCAGATTGCATTTCCAGGGTCGAATACATAGGGTTATTCATATAGATAAGTTCGCCCTTGGCATTTGAGATCATGATGTTCTTCTTAATCATGTTCGCCAGCGTATCAAACTTACGGTGCTCAACCGAAATACGGTCCGTACGCAGTTGCTCGAACTTTTTCATATTCACGATCATTTTGTTCAATTCGCGGGCAAGCTCCCCAATCTCATCATCCTGATCATAGTAAATAGATACGTCGAAATTCACGTCCTGAAGCTCACGAACCGCATCGTTAATTTTCTTAAACGGCATCGCAATTTTACCCGGAACAACTAGTGATAAAAGAATGGTTCCAAGGAACGTAATGATGAGAGTAATAAGCATATTACGACGAGTTTCGCCGATGATTGCTTTAACTTGTTTATCTCGTTGCTCATTCTGGAAATACTGAATGTCCTGGAATTCCGAGAAGGCCTCAAGGATTTTGTCAGTTAATTCGTTAATCGTCGAAATCCCTTCTCCATCGCGGTAGAACAATGATGATTTACTTACGATGGTTTTAAGTGAGTCCACGTAGCCTTGCATCTTAGAAATGATCTTCTTGGCCTCTACTTCAGTATAAAAACTATCCAAACGCTGAAGCTGGGACTGGAAGCCTTCACACAGGTTTTCTAAGCGCTTTAAGTCTTCGCCAGTAGGCTTGGTCGTCAGAATCTTCTTCTGCATCTTAAGAATTGAAACCGCAGAAATTCTCACTTCATCTGTAAGAAGCGAGATCTTGTTGGAGTTCACCGTGATATTTGAAATCTGGTTATTGAGTGAATCCAGGAAGAAAAAAACCGTAAACCCCATCACCAGCACAACAATGTTGGCGATGATGAAACTAAAGGCCACACGGCGTTTAAGAGACAATTTCATATATACTCCGAAAAATTATACTTCTTCTAAATCCGAGAACAGGCGATCAAGGTTCTTTTCACTACCCACGATAACCACAATGTCATCGGCCTCAATCACATCCATTGGTAGAGGTGAATCGTTAATCACCACTCGGTAAGCGGCCTTACCTTCTTCACTGATATAAGGAACACGCTTTTGAAGGGCCACGATGTTTAGTGAATAGTTCTGACGAATCTGTGACTCAACAAGGGTCTTCCCTTCAAAGGCCTTACCAAGCTTTAACTCTACAATCGAGTAGCCGGCGGCAAAGTTATAACGTTGAAGAACGTGAGGAGCGGCGATCTTACTCGCTACGATCTCTCCCATTTCTTCCTCTACTTTGATGATTTCAGAAGCACCAATCTCGCGAAGAACGTGCTCATGAAGTGGCGTCGTTGCACGGGCAACCACTCGTCCTACCCCGAGCTTTCTCAGCATCGCAACTGACATGATACTCATTTCAATGTTGTCACCGATCGCCACAATCGCCGTATCTACGTCTGAGATATTAACCGCTCGAAGCGATTTTTCTTGAGTCACGTCGATACAAATAGCGTGAGAAACCTTATCTTTAATTCGGTCCACCAGCTCCGGATTGGAATCAATCGCAAGAACTTCCGCCCCTTTTTCAAACAAACGAACCGCAGTTTTTGCTCCGAATGTTCCTAGTCCGATTACAGCAACAATCATATTTTTATCCTATTAGTACTTTCCCTTCAGGGTATTCAACTTTATTTGGTAATACAGCACGAGATCCAACTGCCAGTACGAGAGTAAGAGGTCCTACTCGACCAACAAACATCATGAGAATGATGGTAATTTTTCCAAGCACTGTCAGAAACGGCGTAATTCCTAGAGAAAGACCGACCGTACCGAAGGCACTTGTAACTTCAAAGAGCAGTGCTAGGAAACTCTTATCCGGCTCAAGTCGCATCATCACAAGCACCCCGACACTCACTACAATAAGTGAGATAATGAAGATGGCGATGGATTTCACGACCGTGGCTGCGGGAATTCTTCTCTCAAAAAACTCCACATCAAACTTACCTTTAAGAGTCGCCGTTACCGATTGCAAGAGTACCGCAAATGTTGTGGTCTTCACACCACCACCGGTTGAACCAGGTGAGGCACCAATGAACATCAAGAGCACTAACATATAAAGACTGTGCGGATGAAGGGCGTTCAAATTAATGGTGTTAAAACCCGCCGTTCTTGGAGTTACTGACTGGAAGAACGAGACCTGGAATCTTTCCCACATAGACATGTCCTGGAAAGCATGCAGGAACTCTCCAAAGAAGAGATAAATTGTACCGAAAGCTAAAAGCAAGGTGTTCACAGACAATACGATTTTGGTATGAACCGTGAGATTCTTGAAAGAGCGTTTGTACTTTACGGCGTTACCAACATCCTTCATCACTGAGAAACCGATACCACCCAAAATGATCAGGCAGGCAACAGTCATCGTAATCAGTGGCTCAAATTTAAAATCTTCAAAGTTGTTATTAAACAAGGCATATCCTGCATTACAGAACGCCATGATTGAGTGAAAAAATCCGAAGTAAAGGGCCTGCCCAATTTCAAAACCTTCCTGATAGAAACCCATGGTTAATATTATGGCGCCAATAAACTCGATCACAAACGTATAACGGATGATGTCTACAATCAGTCCTAACAGTTCCTCGGAACTTGATGTATCAAGCACGTCATGCATGATCACCTGCTCTCTCATCTGAAGGTTTTTTCCCATGATCACGGCCATGGAACTTGAGAGGGTCATGATACCGAGACCACCAACTTGTGTAAGAATCAACATCACCATTTGGCCAAAAATACTGAATTCATCCGGCAAAGAGATTGAAGAAAGCCCGGTCACACAAGTGGCAGAGGTGGCCATAAAGAGGGCATCGATAAAAGCAATGCTTTTACCCGGGGCCGCTGAAACTGGGAGAATCAGAATGAGAGCACCAAGAAAAATCCAACCTCCGAAAGACAATAGGACTACCTCGGCTGGTGCCAGCTTTAAACGGAAGAGAAAACTACTAGCTCCGGTAAAGTTGGCCTTCGTGGCCGTTTCCTCTTTTTCATAGAAAGAAATAACGGTTGAAAACAAGTGCACGGCGGATAACCAATAAATAAATTCAATGTCTCCCCAGGTAATCATCAGGGGAACGAAAATAATCAGAGAAAAAACATAACGACGGAAGAAATCTTCAAAACCATCACTCTTTAAAAAGTTTGAAGCAAGGGTTATAAAGAGAACTAACGGAACGACCCAAATAGCGTGGGTAAGAATAAGCTCCATCGGAATCTTGGCAAGGAAATGCGGAAACCGGTTGGCCTTTTGTAAGGTATAAACGAGTACAAAGAATCCATTGACGAAAATTTCGAGCAACAATGGTATTCTTCCCATAAAATAATTCATAACGCTAATTTTACGTCCTTTTTATAAACAATCCTAGGATTTGTTCATGCGACAAAAACGCCTCGTCCCTTTCGAAATTACTGGCATGGATAGCCTTGGACAGGGAGTCAGTAAACTCGGTGATAAGGTTACATTTATTGCTAAAACGACAGTCGGTGACAAGGGGGTCGCTGAAATTCTTGCCGAAAGAAAAGGCGTCGCCTTTGCTAAGGTTCATGAACTTTCAACACCGTCTCCCCGCAGAATTCCCCCGGCATGTATTCATTTTGGTACTTGTCCCTCTTGCCACTACCAACATGTGAGTTATGAGGACGAACTAGGATTTAAAAAAGAGAGTTTTCAAAAGCTTTTCAGAAAACTTGCCCTTCCTGAGGTTCAAGTCATTGGTGCAACACGAAGATTTGAATATAGAAACCGAATTCAGCTGCATTATAGTCTCAAATCTAAGCTAATTGGAATGAAGGATCAGGCAAACCGGGTTACGGCCATACCAGAGTGCCTCATCGGACTTCCTGAAGTTAAGTCAGAAATTCAACGCCTTTATCATCAAGATCAATGGTTAAAAGAGGTTCCCAAGGGACAACCGGAAGGTCATGTTGAAATTTATTGGGTTCAAAATCAGATTAAAACATCCTGGAACCGTCCCTATGCAGATGGCGGCTTCACTCAAGTGTTTGAAGAAATGAACCAAAAGCTTAAAACCATTCTGCATGAAGAATGGACCTTAAATAAGTCGACTCATTTACTCGACTTGTTTGCTGGTAATGGAAATCTCAGCAACGGTCTGAATTATTCTAAACGCTTATGTGTGGATCTCTACTCTCAAATTCCTGGAACGGACTTTGTTAACCAGAACATTTATGATGACTCGGCCCTGAAAAGGATTCAATCTGAGCTAAAAAAACGTGAACTCAGTATTGAGAACCTCCTGCTGGACCCTCCTCGCTCTGGTTTGAAGAACCTAAAAGAATGGATTGAAGTACTAAAACCTAAAACGATCGCTTATGTCAGCTGTGATCCTCATACTCTTGCCCGAGACGTGATGGGCCTGGAAGACTATTCCGTTTGTAAGGCCTTTTTGATCGATTTTTTTCCCTCAACCTTTCATTTCGAAAGTTTCTTAATTCTCGAGAGAAAAAGCTGATTTTCTTTTTACAAAAATGACCTCCTTACTTAGAATTAAATAAAGCATTTCTTTGTTAGGAGGGGCCATGTTTAAAGCCAATAGTTTAAAATCTTCGGGGATCGTATTCCTGTGCCTATTTGCGCTGGCTTCATGTGCTTCAAAACAAACTCAGCTTCAACAAAAA
Encoded here:
- a CDS encoding lysylphosphatidylglycerol synthase transmembrane domain-containing protein; translation: MLKTLFINALKILVAAALIYWLINSGKLDFKLLAQLVNYPLAIVAAVVLSLLNFLLVSYRWETILRARSSVKIPLLGILQITWIGQFFSSVLPGSVSGDLVKILYVQKFDENFSKKFVFASILIDRVMGLSGLILLVGVSSLLFGRHILETAPAMGPLLSINYLLVMLVVLSLGTFFYFHNVVRLLLVKCQSIALKGIFEKLTALWDDLVMIKGHMLKAVALSVVVQFIAVLIFWSLIHPFVGGHMDFVQALAFIPIGLMTLALPVAPSGLGVGHAIFQKLFEFSGIQNGASLFNLYFVVTLVVNVLGVIPYILTKTKK
- a CDS encoding NifU family protein; amino-acid sequence: MITQIEKLFDQQIRPALAQHGGNVEVVDVDNNILFVKFYGGCQGCSSSKATLKGGIETLIKQNFPEISEVVDVTDHQEGTNPYM
- a CDS encoding PAS domain-containing protein, producing the protein MKLSLKRRVAFSFIIANIVVLVMGFTVFFFLDSLNNQISNITVNSNKISLLTDEVRISAVSILKMQKKILTTKPTGEDLKRLENLCEGFQSQLQRLDSFYTEVEAKKIISKMQGYVDSLKTIVSKSSLFYRDGEGISTINELTDKILEAFSEFQDIQYFQNEQRDKQVKAIIGETRRNMLITLIITFLGTILLSLVVPGKIAMPFKKINDAVRELQDVNFDVSIYYDQDDEIGELARELNKMIVNMKKFEQLRTDRISVEHRKFDTLANMIKKNIMISNAKGELIYMNNPMYSTLEMQSDDVINKNITDTLIPDSIVETFELAIKRRSKIENAEITIPKRKKVIDPATGEYVFEDTEEAYQGYANVIPIRAKESNLDYYMMIISKEVFV
- a CDS encoding TrkH family potassium uptake protein, translated to MNYFMGRIPLLLEIFVNGFFVLVYTLQKANRFPHFLAKIPMELILTHAIWVVPLVLFITLASNFLKSDGFEDFFRRYVFSLIIFVPLMITWGDIEFIYWLSAVHLFSTVISFYEKEETATKANFTGASSFLFRLKLAPAEVVLLSFGGWIFLGALILILPVSAAPGKSIAFIDALFMATSATCVTGLSSISLPDEFSIFGQMVMLILTQVGGLGIMTLSSSMAVIMGKNLQMREQVIMHDVLDTSSSEELLGLIVDIIRYTFVIEFIGAIILTMGFYQEGFEIGQALYFGFFHSIMAFCNAGYALFNNNFEDFKFEPLITMTVACLIILGGIGFSVMKDVGNAVKYKRSFKNLTVHTKIVLSVNTLLLAFGTIYLFFGEFLHAFQDMSMWERFQVSFFQSVTPRTAGFNTINLNALHPHSLYMLVLLMFIGASPGSTGGGVKTTTFAVLLQSVTATLKGKFDVEFFERRIPAATVVKSIAIFIISLIVVSVGVLVMMRLEPDKSFLALLFEVTSAFGTVGLSLGITPFLTVLGKITIILMMFVGRVGPLTLVLAVGSRAVLPNKVEYPEGKVLIG
- the lepA gene encoding translation elongation factor 4, with the translated sequence MDTSLIRNFSIIAHIDHGKSTLADRIIEMTKSITDREKTDRLLDNMDLEKERGITIKAQTVRLQYKAQDGKTYFFNLIDTPGHVDFTYEVSRSLASCEGALLIVDASQGIEAQTLANVYMALENNLEILPVINKIDLPHADPDKVKKEVEDVIGLDASNAPLVSGKSGLGVDGLLEEIVKIIPPPKGQVANPLQALIFDSWFDPYRGVVVLARIMEGNLKVKDKIHFKFSKQDYEVIKLAVHTPFYQEVNELGAGEVGMIICGIKTVRDVKVGDTIVHTDKKDVTPSLAGYKDVKPMVFCGIFPVDSEEYEVLKEALEKLALNDASFTYEPEVSQALGFGFRCGFLGLLHMDIIQTRLEREFNLALISTAPSCSYEVVTQNGDKVIVDNPAKLPDPSIIDTILEPTVKLSIHLPNEFVGKIIKLCEDRRGRQQAINYITEDRVQLIYILPLSEMMFDFYDQLKSLSKGYASMDYELHEYQESDMVKLDVLLNGDKVDALSVITHRSTSQQKGKDLTHRLLKVIDRQQFDIAIQAAIGAKVVARETVKALRKNVLAKCYGGDVSRKRKLLEKQKEGKKRMKMVGNVEIPQEAFLAVLKTEE
- a CDS encoding carbon-nitrogen hydrolase family protein, whose product is MKIGVIQLQSVLDPAQNLKTIRKFLDEARANGAEAVFLPEVFYSMSDGTRPTPYLVEGKNEHYEAIRKLATDSGLYILGGSAATNVDGKIMNRSYNFSPDGTELMIYDKMNLFAVDLSKHPSNTVVNESKVYTNGNTPKLLPFKEFKIGLSICFDLRFPELFRSYSAQGANVLSISSAFTVPTGKAHWHTLVRARAIENQSYVIASAQWGQHNEKMSTFGHSLIIDPWGEILADAGEGEKIIFAEISLEKIEAVRARMNVLRNPKA
- a CDS encoding potassium channel family protein; protein product: MIVAVIGLGTFGAKTAVRLFEKGAEVLAIDSNPELVDRIKDKVSHAICIDVTQEKSLRAVNISDVDTAIVAIGDNIEMSIMSVAMLRKLGVGRVVARATTPLHEHVLREIGASEIIKVEEEMGEIVASKIAAPHVLQRYNFAAGYSIVELKLGKAFEGKTLVESQIRQNYSLNIVALQKRVPYISEEGKAAYRVVINDSPLPMDVIEADDIVVIVGSEKNLDRLFSDLEEV
- a CDS encoding class I SAM-dependent RNA methyltransferase → MRQKRLVPFEITGMDSLGQGVSKLGDKVTFIAKTTVGDKGVAEILAERKGVAFAKVHELSTPSPRRIPPACIHFGTCPSCHYQHVSYEDELGFKKESFQKLFRKLALPEVQVIGATRRFEYRNRIQLHYSLKSKLIGMKDQANRVTAIPECLIGLPEVKSEIQRLYHQDQWLKEVPKGQPEGHVEIYWVQNQIKTSWNRPYADGGFTQVFEEMNQKLKTILHEEWTLNKSTHLLDLFAGNGNLSNGLNYSKRLCVDLYSQIPGTDFVNQNIYDDSALKRIQSELKKRELSIENLLLDPPRSGLKNLKEWIEVLKPKTIAYVSCDPHTLARDVMGLEDYSVCKAFLIDFFPSTFHFESFLILERKS
- a CDS encoding cupin domain-containing protein, yielding MKIQKKSDRHYRQLKSTKTGEEYSRSNVISEALFSTDIFLSHEIISPNSRSSSPHFHTHTDELIYVLSGKLVAVEGDSEIVVEEGDSVMFERQSGKHHFLKNESNSDGHILLIRKKLGSPDVIFPESN